The following proteins are encoded in a genomic region of Glycine soja cultivar W05 chromosome 17, ASM419377v2, whole genome shotgun sequence:
- the LOC114394064 gene encoding BOI-related E3 ubiquitin-protein ligase 1-like isoform X2 — protein MAVQAQYPSNVLFLNSRNGQEGHEYSSLQPQPGGVVLLNQPHMLYDNCNNDNGSNNNNNNINSRKRGREDQPGVGNNNNNTITTASNVINQFSLQSQPLQLVHLSQLHNHQQQNNVVSTGLRLSFDDQHFQQQQRLQLHQNQSQQQQQHGSQSSAFLSLLSQGLGSQIKQQRDEIDQLLHAQAEQLRRALAEKRQRHYRALLSTAEEAVARRLREKEAEVEMATRKNAELEARAAKLSVEAQVWQAKARAQEATAASLQAQLQQTIMSHGGEELAAVGVSSAVEGQAEDAESAYIDPERVVVATTARPKCRGCAKRVASVVVLPCRHLCICTECDAHFRACPVCLTLKNSTVEVFLS, from the exons atgGCCGTTCAAGCTCAATATCCATCCAATGTCCTTTTTCTAAACAG CAGAAACGGGCAAGAAGGGCATGAGTATTCTTCATTGCAACCACAACCAGGAGGAGTTGTACTCTTGAATCAGCCTCACATGTTATACGACAACTGCAACAACGACAATGGAA gtaacaataacaacaacaatatcaATTCTCgaaagagaggaagagaagatcAGCCGGGTGttggcaacaacaacaacaacacaatcACTACAGCTTCAAATGTTATCAATCAATTTTCTTTGCAATCTCAGCCTCTGCAACTCGTTCATCTCTCTCAGCTCCACAATcaccaacaacaaaataatGTGGTCTCCACTGGCCTACGCTTATCCTTCGATGACCAAcactttcaacaacaacaaagactacaacttcatcaaaatcaatctcaacaacaacaacaacatgggTCTCAATCTTCTGCTTTCTTATCTCTATTATCCCAAGGCTTGGGTTCTCAAATCAAACAACAGCGTGATGAGATTGACCAATTACTCCATGCCCAG GCAGAGCAACTGCGGCGGGCATTGGCTGAGAAGAGGCAGAGGCATTACCGCGCGCTGCTGAGCACGGCGGAGGAGGCGGTGGCGCGTAGGCTCAGAGAGAAGGAAGCGGAAGTGGAAATGGCCACGCGCAAGAACGCGGAATTAGAAGCACGCGCGGCCAAGCTGAGCGTGGAGGCCCAAGTGTGGCAGGCCAAGGCCAGGGCCCAAGAGGCGACGGCAGCCTCCCTCCAGGCCCAACTGCAGCAGACAATAATGTCCCATGGCGGCGAAGAACTCGCCGCCGTGGGCGTATCGTCTGCTGTTGAGGGCCAGGCGGAAGACGCGGAGTCCGCCTACATCGACCCGGAACGTGTCGTTGTTGCCACGACGGCGCGTCCCAAATGCCGAGGGTGCGCAAAGCGCGTGGCCTCGGTGGTCGTTTTGCCGTGTCGGCACTTGTGTATCTGTACAGAATGCGATGCGCATTTCCGAGCGTGCCCGGTTTGTCTCACCCTAAAGAATTCAACCGTtgaagtttttctctcttga
- the LOC114394064 gene encoding BOI-related E3 ubiquitin-protein ligase 1-like isoform X3 yields MLYDNCNNDNGSNNNNNNINSRKRGREDQPGVGNNNNNTITTASNVINQFSLQSQPLQLVHLSQLHNHQQQNNVVSTGLRLSFDDQHFQQQQRLQLHQNQSQQQQQHGSQSSAFLSLLSQGLGSQIKQQRDEIDQLLHAQAEQLRRALAEKRQRHYRALLSTAEEAVARRLREKEAEVEMATRKNAELEARAAKLSVEAQVWQAKARAQEATAASLQAQLQQTIMSHGGEELAAVGVSSAVEGQAEDAESAYIDPERVVVATTARPKCRGCAKRVASVVVLPCRHLCICTECDAHFRACPVCLTLKNSTVEVFLS; encoded by the exons ATGTTATACGACAACTGCAACAACGACAATGGAA gtaacaataacaacaacaatatcaATTCTCgaaagagaggaagagaagatcAGCCGGGTGttggcaacaacaacaacaacacaatcACTACAGCTTCAAATGTTATCAATCAATTTTCTTTGCAATCTCAGCCTCTGCAACTCGTTCATCTCTCTCAGCTCCACAATcaccaacaacaaaataatGTGGTCTCCACTGGCCTACGCTTATCCTTCGATGACCAAcactttcaacaacaacaaagactacaacttcatcaaaatcaatctcaacaacaacaacaacatgggTCTCAATCTTCTGCTTTCTTATCTCTATTATCCCAAGGCTTGGGTTCTCAAATCAAACAACAGCGTGATGAGATTGACCAATTACTCCATGCCCAG GCAGAGCAACTGCGGCGGGCATTGGCTGAGAAGAGGCAGAGGCATTACCGCGCGCTGCTGAGCACGGCGGAGGAGGCGGTGGCGCGTAGGCTCAGAGAGAAGGAAGCGGAAGTGGAAATGGCCACGCGCAAGAACGCGGAATTAGAAGCACGCGCGGCCAAGCTGAGCGTGGAGGCCCAAGTGTGGCAGGCCAAGGCCAGGGCCCAAGAGGCGACGGCAGCCTCCCTCCAGGCCCAACTGCAGCAGACAATAATGTCCCATGGCGGCGAAGAACTCGCCGCCGTGGGCGTATCGTCTGCTGTTGAGGGCCAGGCGGAAGACGCGGAGTCCGCCTACATCGACCCGGAACGTGTCGTTGTTGCCACGACGGCGCGTCCCAAATGCCGAGGGTGCGCAAAGCGCGTGGCCTCGGTGGTCGTTTTGCCGTGTCGGCACTTGTGTATCTGTACAGAATGCGATGCGCATTTCCGAGCGTGCCCGGTTTGTCTCACCCTAAAGAATTCAACCGTtgaagtttttctctcttga
- the LOC114394064 gene encoding BOI-related E3 ubiquitin-protein ligase 1-like isoform X1 — protein sequence MAVQAQYPSNVLFLNSSRNGQEGHEYSSLQPQPGGVVLLNQPHMLYDNCNNDNGSNNNNNNINSRKRGREDQPGVGNNNNNTITTASNVINQFSLQSQPLQLVHLSQLHNHQQQNNVVSTGLRLSFDDQHFQQQQRLQLHQNQSQQQQQHGSQSSAFLSLLSQGLGSQIKQQRDEIDQLLHAQAEQLRRALAEKRQRHYRALLSTAEEAVARRLREKEAEVEMATRKNAELEARAAKLSVEAQVWQAKARAQEATAASLQAQLQQTIMSHGGEELAAVGVSSAVEGQAEDAESAYIDPERVVVATTARPKCRGCAKRVASVVVLPCRHLCICTECDAHFRACPVCLTLKNSTVEVFLS from the exons atgGCCGTTCAAGCTCAATATCCATCCAATGTCCTTTTTCTAAACAG CAGCAGAAACGGGCAAGAAGGGCATGAGTATTCTTCATTGCAACCACAACCAGGAGGAGTTGTACTCTTGAATCAGCCTCACATGTTATACGACAACTGCAACAACGACAATGGAA gtaacaataacaacaacaatatcaATTCTCgaaagagaggaagagaagatcAGCCGGGTGttggcaacaacaacaacaacacaatcACTACAGCTTCAAATGTTATCAATCAATTTTCTTTGCAATCTCAGCCTCTGCAACTCGTTCATCTCTCTCAGCTCCACAATcaccaacaacaaaataatGTGGTCTCCACTGGCCTACGCTTATCCTTCGATGACCAAcactttcaacaacaacaaagactacaacttcatcaaaatcaatctcaacaacaacaacaacatgggTCTCAATCTTCTGCTTTCTTATCTCTATTATCCCAAGGCTTGGGTTCTCAAATCAAACAACAGCGTGATGAGATTGACCAATTACTCCATGCCCAG GCAGAGCAACTGCGGCGGGCATTGGCTGAGAAGAGGCAGAGGCATTACCGCGCGCTGCTGAGCACGGCGGAGGAGGCGGTGGCGCGTAGGCTCAGAGAGAAGGAAGCGGAAGTGGAAATGGCCACGCGCAAGAACGCGGAATTAGAAGCACGCGCGGCCAAGCTGAGCGTGGAGGCCCAAGTGTGGCAGGCCAAGGCCAGGGCCCAAGAGGCGACGGCAGCCTCCCTCCAGGCCCAACTGCAGCAGACAATAATGTCCCATGGCGGCGAAGAACTCGCCGCCGTGGGCGTATCGTCTGCTGTTGAGGGCCAGGCGGAAGACGCGGAGTCCGCCTACATCGACCCGGAACGTGTCGTTGTTGCCACGACGGCGCGTCCCAAATGCCGAGGGTGCGCAAAGCGCGTGGCCTCGGTGGTCGTTTTGCCGTGTCGGCACTTGTGTATCTGTACAGAATGCGATGCGCATTTCCGAGCGTGCCCGGTTTGTCTCACCCTAAAGAATTCAACCGTtgaagtttttctctcttga
- the LOC114394064 gene encoding BOI-related E3 ubiquitin-protein ligase 1-like isoform X4, giving the protein MEVCLICNNNNNNINSRKRGREDQPGVGNNNNNTITTASNVINQFSLQSQPLQLVHLSQLHNHQQQNNVVSTGLRLSFDDQHFQQQQRLQLHQNQSQQQQQHGSQSSAFLSLLSQGLGSQIKQQRDEIDQLLHAQAEQLRRALAEKRQRHYRALLSTAEEAVARRLREKEAEVEMATRKNAELEARAAKLSVEAQVWQAKARAQEATAASLQAQLQQTIMSHGGEELAAVGVSSAVEGQAEDAESAYIDPERVVVATTARPKCRGCAKRVASVVVLPCRHLCICTECDAHFRACPVCLTLKNSTVEVFLS; this is encoded by the exons ATGGAAGTATGCTTAATTT gtaacaataacaacaacaatatcaATTCTCgaaagagaggaagagaagatcAGCCGGGTGttggcaacaacaacaacaacacaatcACTACAGCTTCAAATGTTATCAATCAATTTTCTTTGCAATCTCAGCCTCTGCAACTCGTTCATCTCTCTCAGCTCCACAATcaccaacaacaaaataatGTGGTCTCCACTGGCCTACGCTTATCCTTCGATGACCAAcactttcaacaacaacaaagactacaacttcatcaaaatcaatctcaacaacaacaacaacatgggTCTCAATCTTCTGCTTTCTTATCTCTATTATCCCAAGGCTTGGGTTCTCAAATCAAACAACAGCGTGATGAGATTGACCAATTACTCCATGCCCAG GCAGAGCAACTGCGGCGGGCATTGGCTGAGAAGAGGCAGAGGCATTACCGCGCGCTGCTGAGCACGGCGGAGGAGGCGGTGGCGCGTAGGCTCAGAGAGAAGGAAGCGGAAGTGGAAATGGCCACGCGCAAGAACGCGGAATTAGAAGCACGCGCGGCCAAGCTGAGCGTGGAGGCCCAAGTGTGGCAGGCCAAGGCCAGGGCCCAAGAGGCGACGGCAGCCTCCCTCCAGGCCCAACTGCAGCAGACAATAATGTCCCATGGCGGCGAAGAACTCGCCGCCGTGGGCGTATCGTCTGCTGTTGAGGGCCAGGCGGAAGACGCGGAGTCCGCCTACATCGACCCGGAACGTGTCGTTGTTGCCACGACGGCGCGTCCCAAATGCCGAGGGTGCGCAAAGCGCGTGGCCTCGGTGGTCGTTTTGCCGTGTCGGCACTTGTGTATCTGTACAGAATGCGATGCGCATTTCCGAGCGTGCCCGGTTTGTCTCACCCTAAAGAATTCAACCGTtgaagtttttctctcttga